The genomic DNA catcaagtgcaacagtaaaagacctcggtgtgattatagattccagcctttcatttgaagctcatgtagataaaattaccaggatagcattctttcacctcagaaatattgccaagataagaaatatattgtcgctaaacgatgcagaaaaactagttcatgcttttatcacctctaggttgaacTATTgcaatgccctactgtctggttgctcaactagatgcataaacaagcatcagctagtccagaatgcagcagcgggagttctcactagaaccagaagatacgagcacatcacacctaccttatcttcacttcattggcttcccttgaaatttcgcattgattttaaaattctactcttgacatataaagcattaaatggtctctcgCCGCAATATCTgagcaaactgctagtgtcttacgatccgccacgcctacttcgatcaaaggttgcaggctgcttgtcagtaccgcgtattacgaaaactacagctgggggcaaagctttttcttacaaagccccaaagttatggaatagccttccaaatagtgtttgggactcagacacagtctcagtttttaagtccaggctaaaaacctatttatttaatcaagcatttttataaatagatttgttttgggtaaaggggcagatctaggggactcatggacgtagagtattatggtgaactggtatgtttagatgctgtcttctccattctcattgatcactcaggtttgttgacggtgaggtaattgtttgctttacatttcagggagccctcatgtctgtttccttttggctctcccttttagttatgctgttttAGTTAGTCCTGTCGGGTCTCtccttgcactctacactaaatatacattcacattatacattatgtgactgcaacCATGCCTAACTGTTatgtctcctcttctgctctcccctcttctgttttctctccccctctctctcttccctctctctgtcgagctacacatgtcgttcctgagctgccagtgatccagactcccactgccctccggacctgtctgacccatcctggtgccccgcttctaattggagatctcgtcgcatggatgccttgtgtgtctctttggaatgtgTCAGGTGTCTGGGaatggtttcactttaccataaaaacggttctggcctcgactggtgttgacagctgtttctctgaggacttgacttggacttggctgcagttgctcgatagttcaagattaCAATTGtttccaataactacctggactccatatttacatcaattaacatcaactgttatagctgaaccgcctgccacctaacacactgtataattgcggatcaattcctgctttctgtttcacccaaatgaggatgggttccctgttgagtctggttcctctcaaggtttcttcctattaccatctcagggagtttttccttgccactgtcgcccacggcttgctcaccagggacaatctgctcatcttgattcatgcacacttacattccatacagacttaaataattattttggttgtgtaaagctgcttcgcgacaatgacaattgttaaaagcgttatacaaataaaatttaatttagagAAAGTGTACTTCAGGGTGGAGCGAGaaaggagctgtggtgttgtatgaggaagtctggagtggcggAGAAGtctgttagagtggtgcagtaCATGTATGATAGCACTAaaacagtggtaagatgtgctgtagtgGTGATgtggtgtgacagaagagtttaaggttaaggtgggtctgcatcaaggatcggctctaagcccccttttgtttgctctggtgatggacaagatgacagatgaggtaagacaggagtctccatggactatgatgtttgcaaatgacattgttctttgtagcgagagcaaggaacaggtggaggaaaatttggagaggggaggtatgctctggaaagcagaggaatgaaagaCGGAAtacagcaagacggaatacatgtgtgtgaatgagagggatcCAAGAAGAACGgcaaggctacagggagcagaggtaaagaaggtgcatgattttaagtacttagtctcaatggtccagagcaacggagagtgtttaaaagaggtgaagaggcgggtacaggcaggttggaatgggtggagaaaagtgtcaggtgtgttgtgcgataaaagagtaccagcgagaatgaaaggaaaagtgtacaggacagtggtgagaccacgATGctcttagagacagtggcaatgaagaaaagacaggaggcagagctagaggtagcagagctgaagatgttgaggttctctttgggagtgacaaggatggataggatcaagaatgagttcatcagagggacaacccacgttagatgttttggagataaaatcagagaggccagattgaggtggtttggacatgttcagaggagagattgtgaatatatcggtagaaggatgctgaggttggtttggtctagaggaagaccaaagaggagatttatgggtgcagtgagagaggacatgaagttagcttgagtgagagaagaggatgcaaaggatagggttagatagaggcagatgattcgctgtggcgactcctgaaagggaacagccgaaatacaaagaagaagattgagatgcacctgtatgttgttattttacacaaaaacacatacggtagaattaaaagaggaagTACTAACCTTATAACATGACTGTATACCACTTACTCTGAAAATGTCATGAGAGGCATGAAGCCTATCCCCAGGGACTCAAAATAGCACACCCGACGCAAAGTGCCAATCGATCTTAGGGCATGGGCAAATACATTACTAAGCCATCAGTTTGCTCCTCAagcataatattttaaaaaaaaagtttaacttttctCGCATAAACATCATAGCAATAACTTTACTTTATTATCCTGATTAGTTAAATATCAATTGCATAGTTTTAGCTGCTGTAAAGACAATAAGAAAGGTGTACGGATTGTCGCACACGCTCTCCAGTCAAACAGTTTCACACAGTGAATGtgatgatcttttttttaaaaaaaacgcaAGAACGGGACGATTACcacttaaattaaaacaacCCAGATCCGTGCAGACCTATAGCACTGGACTGACCACGGGTACATAAGTCACGCCGGAGTGTGTGGATGGAAACTTCAgtcatcaaactgtgcatttgggctTTCTGATATGCCATGTAGAAACAAAGTCAtcattgtgtttaaaaatgtaaattgtacTTCTATGGAAGTTGCGTCACAAAAATGCACAATTAAAAATGTGCAtactattattatcataattattaGTCACAGAAACAtccaaaaacaaccataaaaatacTTGATATTATGAATCTGTGCTATCtgttaaacagtttttaaacagGCTGTTCATCAGCTGATCAAACGTTGAAGACTATagcctttaaaatttaaaatctgcaaaaatatGTCTTTAATGTCATTGTTTTTTATGCAGTCACACTGTCATGATCTCCTGGTGGCAAAAGCCGAAAgtctttctgtttttgaatGTGGCACAATTGCTAAGCTGCACAAGCAAGGGCTCGCAACGTGCTTGAGGTCGGACCCAGTAGGACAGTCATTTAAAATTTCTTAGAAAAATCCTGAGCATTatgggacaaaaaaaatcaagtggTAGACCAGAAAGGAttttcattgaaaaaaaaaaatcattggaaAATGTATCTAGATGGCCCTGATCGCTTCCAACAATACTAGCATGACAAGGAGATCCCTCTGGTGATGTTTTCTACATGGCACAGTGGAGAAGGCTCTTTTATGATGTGGCATGCTTTTTCCTTAAATGGGAAAATGGAGCTTCAGGTTGTGCAGGGGCGTCAAACGGCGGCTGGCTATGTGGACATGTTGCAGCAGACATCCCTCTTGACTGAAGGTTCTCATCTGTGTTCTAATGACTGGGTCTTTTAACAGAACAATGCTGCAGTTCACAACTGTTTGAGGATGGATGGCAAGGGAAGTACAAAAATGGACGTCAATTCCAGACTGTGGATGCCCTTCATGCCCTTTGTGAAGCCATCTTCACCACATGGAGCAACGTTCCTACCAGCCTCCTGAAAACAGCTGCATCAAGCATGCCAAAAAGAGTGTTTTGAAGTTATCAACAAGAACGGTGGCGCTACTCACCAATCTCTTGTCTTTTTGTCTCttgctcctttttcttcttttggcaTTTTAAAGCAGTTCTTACAACCTGGGTATGATCCACCTGTGAATACTTGTAATTTTTTCCCAGGTCTTAAGATTCTATAAACACTacacttttattattgttatttttttttatatcatatttattttctatgaaCAGGCCTACAAAATTCTAGaattataaattctttttttttaagcaattcaGGACATCTGATGATTTTTCCTTCATTTCTACATGTCACAATATACATCACAGAAAAAGATATATTGCAATGTCAGTTTGTTCCAATATTCTGCAACATAGCAGATGGCATCCTggacggattttttttttaaagggtctGCAAATACACTTCATATGGCATCAATATACCtgtaatgtatgtatgtgtgggaaacactcaattatacttcagtataccatagtaaaatctaacaaaaaGATCTGAAAACACTggagcaaactttgtgaaaattaatatttgtgtcattcttaaaaTGTTTGACTATGGATGTGTGtacaataatgaaataatgaagAGATTATAGGCTTTGACATGCACTGAGCATTTGTTTATTAGACTCTGCAATACAACTTTTCATATACTGCcattaattaaatgcaaaaccagacaaacaattttaaaatgtcaaaataaatcATGTAGCATTGTGTTAAGGAACATTGCGCTGTATACATGAAATGCTTGGTGCCACACTGGCTACGTTACAGTAGGTAAAACAGCTGGTCAGATTTTCCTCCTTTTTAAGCGAGGCTCGAAGAAGTTGCGCAGGCTTTGCTGCTCCAGCTCTTTAACTCTTTGACGCAGAGTCTCAATTTCTTTGTTCTTCTCCTCCTGCAGAAACTGCAGCTTCTGAAGATGAACAGAATTGCATATAGTCACTGACACTGAAATAGCTTAAAATAAGATTTACCATAACACAAACTTCATTTTCTGGACTATGACTTGCATCCTGTACAAGATAAAAGGCTGCGCATAACGGGTATCAAAACATACAGCTCCTGTGGGCCAGGGCCAGCTCGGGACAACCAAATTAATTTGGAATAATTGAATAGTATAACAGTAtcataattaaacaataaaggAGTCACAGACCAttagaaattatttataaatagtttTGCAAGCTATAATGACCCCAGACACCCCTTCAATATTATATGCTACTTAGTTGAGATTCATGATATACAATAATGCTCCTTTCTAAAAATGAACTGCCTTGTGAAACAGAAATATGTATTTTAAGTTCATCTGTTGGTGCATTAAGAATGTCTACATAATTTTTGTATGACTAAGATAGCACTTCTGCACCTCTACTGGCACAATACAAATTTGTTTGCTGCAATCTTTAGGTCTCATACTGCATATTCCTTGCAAGCTAATAGCTTACTTACGGTATACAGTAAGTGCTTATGTAGTATATACTGTTCCCATGCAGGAATAATATGCAGGAAAGGCTAGATATGATGGCACAGCTCCAAGAACTAGGGAGAATAGAAGGCAATGTTAAAACTCTTTTAGAATGGTGAGTCACTGATCAGGGAAAGAGgaacttaatgtttttttgtttttttctgagaaAGACAGGACTGGAAAGTCAGCTTTACAGGGCAGTGAAGCTGAGGAGAGGGAGATCTATGGGGGTGGTTATATACTCCAGCTAAAGGCGCAGAGTGGTACTGAGAGGAAACCTTGAAAAGAGTGTTAGATGTACCAAATAAGCAAAAATCAAAACACAGAATAAGACAAAACAAGAACAGAGAAGTATTAGATGTTTTTAAAGAGGACTGGATTATAAAATCAGCTTCAAGAGGCTGGGAAGATGAGGGAGAATGAAGTCTACAGTTGGTGGTAACTTAACCTACTGGATTTTAACCGctgttaaacaaaaaagaaaaagaaagaacttaCTCTTTTAAAGATGTGTTGAGGTATGACTCCAGATGCTTGTGGCTGTAGCTGGCTCTTTAGTGTCATAGACTGAGCCCTTGCAAGCTTAGCACTGAACTACagtacaaaaaacaacaacaacaaaaaaaaactaatattatttGCAGATAGAGATCATTTTAACCAGTCAAAACACCAAAGCTACACCCTCCCCCTTCATGAACGTTTTGgttaatattttaagataattATACTGAGAGAAAATCTGAATGCCattaatttccatttttataaataaaagagtgaTATAActgtctttatgctaattaagaAATAGATTATTATCGTGTTACTGTATGAAAATTATGAATGATGAGGTGGTGTGATTGAACAGATTCACCAGTCTGAGGTTGACAATATTCTTAAAACAGCACATCCTTAactttaagaataaaaaatgcagcttgtcataggaaaaaacacaaaaaaattctgTCATAAAGACCTCCACTTTAGCAAAAAACTTAAATTACAGTTTTACCTCAAAGCACTCTTACTGACTAAAGTCTTCTTTCAcatatattacagtaaatatcatTTTTAGGTTTATCAAAGTAAAGGTTATATTTTTCATAAgctaaacactttaaaataccCATTTATTATTAGCTTTAGTTTATGTGACATGTCCACCATATACACCTATTAGCCACAATATTAAAACCACTTAACTAATGTTGTGTAGGTATATCCCATaatgccaccaaaacagctctgattcATCAGGGCATGGACTCCACAAAACtgctgaaggtgtgctgtgggaTCTGGCACTAagagcagcagatcctttaagtcctgtagGTTTTGGGGTTGGGCCTTCATGGATTGTACGTGTTTGTCAAGGACCTCCCATAATGCACAATCAAATTCAGACCTGTGCAATTCAGAGGCCAAGTCAACATCATGAACTTTCATGTTCCTCCGCCTACTGTGTAAACGTTTTTGTAGCAGGgagcattatcctgctgaaagaggctaCTGCTTTCAGGTGAAACGCCAGTGCCCAGGGTTTTACACTGGGACTTTGCCTCTTTCAGCTTGGCTCCTTCCCACAGCAAttcctggtgccatctcttccaCAAGTAAGCAACACACAAATGCCTGGCCATttacatgatgtaaaagaaatcaTGATGCATCAGACCATTAGATTTTTTCActgctttataaataattgGACAATGTGCTCACATGCCCATTGTAGGTGACTTCGGCAGTCGACAAGtgtcagcatgggcactctgacTTGTCTGAGCAAGCTGTGACGCAGTATATGCTCTGACGCCTTTCTATTGTTACTGTACACACTTCACCCGTCACCTGGGTAAGTCACCGTTAAGCATCTGGTACTAcagaaataaagatatattatgAGTGCATTATATATTACTATAAAGCTATGATTTGCtgctgcactactgtcagagctgtaGTCATAGAAAATTAATACCCACCTTCTGATCAATCACATTCAAGAATTCATTTAAAACTGtggaataaaaatgaacaaacaaagtataaaaacaTACAACTGCTTGACCAGACTTGCTGAACCAGATTTTGCCACACTGCAACTGTTATTTTGCTGTCTTTTGAATTTACAAGATGTGGTTGAATTTCCAAGTGGGCGCGTACCTCAGCTATTGACTTTTTACACAAATCCAtactaaacaaatttataacaGAAATATTATTCAGTTACTCAGCTCCATTTCCCCTACTTTTAAACCTCAAAGGAATAAAGCTGGATCTATGTCTTATTAAGTTACATTAAGTTTGAATGTAATGTGTCCATTTCCTTTCCCACTGAAATGTGAGTGTGCAAAAGGGTAAACCCTAAACTGATTTAGAGAAATGGTATTAGTGTTATATCCACTTCTTCGGATAAAAATTAAGCTTCACTTGGGATGCATGGTTTTCTAAATCAAATAAgcctaaatgttacagatggcaCAGAGCTGTGCAATTAGCAGATTAGCTTATTCATGTAGGAATAAAAGTATTATTTTGTAAAGAAGAAGCATCTGATTTACATACCTCCATTTGCAGCTTTAAACCTTCACTTTGCTTTTCTTTCTCCTGGTCCTTCATTTTCTGTCTCATCGCTTCTATTACACACTCCTTTTTGTCCAGAATTGCTTTCATTTCAACATTCTTAGACTCCACTTTTAAGTGAACACAGTATGgaaaaatcattattaattaCCAACCATGCATCCCTTCATACTAAGGCTGCAAATGCTGACTATAACTGACATTTATATAAAGAACTGAACTATTTCATGTGTAACAATATGAAATTATACTCTGTAACCATCCATTTAgtatacattaaatatttttgagataatggattttttttactttcatgatctgtaagccataatcatattaatgtaatataattaattaatgtgtaATATTGATATGATATATAtctaaaaatattgcaatatttttgagGATACTGTACTTTATAAAGAGAATAATATTGTTTATCTTGTTACAGTGGCATCTGGAAGAGTGTGGGATATATTAGGaagcaagtgaacattttgtccctgaagttATGTTGTGTGAcattgacaagggccaaatcgTGAAGTCTAGACAACTGTGTCAAAGCAActccaaaacagcagctcttgtGGTACTGTTCCTGCAGCAGaaaggacctaccaaaagtgacCCAAAAGAGGAAAACTGGTAAATCGGCAAAAAGGATCTTTTGCGGCCAAGGCACACTGATACACATGAGGAGTGAAAGCTGGCCGATGTAAATTCATCcgatagaagagctactgtagcttaaaTTGCTGATAAAGTTCATGCTGGCTCTGACAAAAATGTGTCAGAACACAAAGTGCATCGCagccacatactgtaggtgcagACTGGTCAGGATGCCCTTTTTAACCCAATGGGCATCAgcatattgtttaattattcataaagcaataaaaagcTGGTGGCCTAATGaatcatattttttctttaacatcatGTGGTAGGCCAGGTGGATGTGAACTCCAtaatgcactatgggaagaatgtgtgtgttatgcgtTGGGCAATCTTCTTCTGGGAAATCTTGGGGAGACCTTTCTTTGTTGCATACCACCTACTTAAACACTGCTGTATACAAAGTACCCCTTTTATGGAAACAATGGCAATGGCTTCTTTCTGCATGATAATGCACCTTGCAATGCTGCAAAaacaggaagaagaatgatgagtattatcccaataataccatacctactgtacagtgaaggatggggctggaagcatcatgctatGGGGGTGTTTTtatgcacaggggacaggacgactgcactgtattaaggaaaggatgaacggggccatgtattgtgacatattgggcaaaaacctccttccctcagtcagagcattgaAGATGGGTTGGGCTGGGTCTTCTAACATGACAATGaaccaaagcacacagccaggaaaaccaagtagtggctccgtaagaaggatatggactatttaaaagcaaaataactggtctttaaggatcagaaatctggctgataagcaagtgatcaaattgttatttttctttttagattctgtctctcacagtggaaatgcacctatgctgaaaattatagacacctccatgatttctaagtaagtgaacttgcaaaatcacagggtgatcaaatatttattgacctcactgtatatatatatactgtacacacacacacacaaacacaaaatgttcACCAGCCACTTCCCTTTTGCCTTCAAAATTGTCTTGTGAGCATATAAATGCTAAGGGTAATAGATTAAGTGTGTGCTTGCTCTTACGTTTCCTTTTTGTATCTGCAGCACAGTCCTCCAGCTCCCTCTGGTGTCGCTCTTGCAACGCTCCCATTTCACACTGCAGTGATTGAACACAAGCTTTGCTCTCCTATATGTACAATCGagaaagttttaaaatgttatcaATTATTAAGAAAAATTGTGACCCCACAATGGGCATGAACTTCAACTTGGTTGTATTCTGTTCCAGAAAAACAAAGTTTAGCAAAGTTgcttaattaattgattaaataatttgaCAAATCATTAATTGCCATACTGTAACAATTATAAtaagtaaaattttaatattacttattacttatttaacttttaaataaatattttaatacaacataaattaaataaaaactgtgtattattattaataacataattaacaattaacaatatgttcaataaaataataaatgcataagTAACTATTTGAAATGaactgtgtggccataagaaaaccacttgttagtgaaactaataaaaaaaaaaaggctttagtttgctagggagcat from Clarias gariepinus isolate MV-2021 ecotype Netherlands chromosome 19, CGAR_prim_01v2, whole genome shotgun sequence includes the following:
- the LOC128507424 gene encoding coiled-coil domain-containing protein 152-like; this translates as MKKTVVNLDKFIQDFSLLEQKITELRGKNNILQIKLDEANILLKLSQNKEKNLTEEKNGLLGSIKCLQHSLEQQCNLRGENENLKTVIVQLKKQNDKQVEESKACVQSLQCEMGALQERHQRELEDCAADTKRKLESKNVEMKAILDKKECVIEAMRQKMKDQEKEKQSEGLKLQMEFSAKLARAQSMTLKSQLQPQASGVIPQHIFKRKLQFLQEEKNKEIETLRQRVKELEQQSLRNFFEPRLKRRKI